The following coding sequences are from one Kallotenue papyrolyticum window:
- a CDS encoding AI-2E family transporter, with amino-acid sequence MGRIAVPRYLMIILALVAGLWLIEQVFQILYRIADILLIFGLAWLLKLLLDPLIRRLEALRLPRSLAIAIAYALTLGGLISGLIWLAPQLTVLAASAPRLVRSLAGRAEELAATLQQFGVAIDPLAITNQIISVGTDLASLAATRVISIAQGLVGALGRTVLVITVSVYMSLTSGRMTDLVRPVIPPRWRDEYDTFMRDVKWTYSSYIRGYFYVVALGTLGSALLVRVFNVPNALLWVLAVFLLRLLPFIGGTLANTLLGLVFLLSLPPGTALLAIGVLIGGQLLLTHALMPRIMGRELGINPLLVLFAVLLGAKIYGLAGVLFSIPAAAIIATVVGKAIKRYLLPLYERSGWWTAPVAVVDSDRRSGRERRASLATSDPPQREALELARATSAVRPEEEA; translated from the coding sequence ATGGGACGCATCGCGGTTCCACGCTACTTGATGATCATTCTGGCGCTGGTGGCCGGCCTGTGGCTGATCGAGCAGGTCTTTCAGATCCTGTACCGCATCGCCGACATCCTGCTGATCTTCGGCCTGGCCTGGCTGCTGAAGCTGCTGCTCGATCCGCTGATCCGCCGGCTGGAGGCGCTGCGCCTACCCCGCAGCCTGGCAATCGCCATCGCCTATGCGCTGACGCTCGGCGGGCTGATCAGCGGCTTGATCTGGCTGGCGCCGCAACTGACGGTACTGGCAGCCAGCGCGCCGCGCCTGGTGCGTTCGTTGGCCGGTCGCGCCGAGGAGCTGGCCGCGACCCTGCAACAGTTCGGCGTGGCGATCGATCCGCTGGCGATCACCAATCAGATCATCAGCGTGGGCACCGATCTGGCCAGTCTGGCCGCGACGCGCGTGATCAGCATTGCGCAGGGCCTGGTCGGCGCGCTGGGACGCACCGTGCTGGTGATCACCGTCAGCGTGTACATGAGCCTAACCAGCGGTCGCATGACCGATCTGGTGCGTCCCGTCATTCCACCGCGCTGGCGCGACGAGTACGACACCTTCATGCGCGATGTGAAGTGGACCTACTCCTCCTACATCCGCGGCTACTTCTATGTCGTGGCGCTGGGCACGCTGGGCAGCGCGCTGCTGGTGCGCGTCTTCAACGTGCCCAATGCCCTGCTGTGGGTGCTGGCAGTCTTTTTGCTACGGCTACTGCCTTTTATCGGCGGCACGCTGGCCAACACGCTGCTAGGCCTGGTCTTTCTGCTCTCGCTGCCGCCGGGCACGGCGCTGCTGGCCATCGGCGTGCTGATCGGCGGTCAGTTGCTGCTGACGCACGCGCTCATGCCGCGTATCATGGGCCGTGAACTGGGTATCAACCCGCTGCTGGTCTTGTTCGCCGTGCTGCTCGGCGCGAAAATCTACGGCCTGGCCGGCGTGTTGTTCTCGATCCCTGCTGCGGCGATCATCGCCACAGTCGTCGGCAAAGCGATCAAGCGCTACCTCTTGCCGCTCTACGAACGCAGCGGCTGGTGGACCGCACCGGTAGCTGTGGTTGATAGTGACCGACGCAGCGGCCGCGAGCGGCGCGCGTCGCTCGCCACGAGCGACCCACCCCAGCGCGAGGCGCTGGAACTGGCGCGCGCCACGTCTGCTGTGCGCCCCGAGGAGGAGGCCTGA
- a CDS encoding OsmC family protein codes for MLLTILAEDHIRLELDAHDELNIAGAPFGPLQMLAASLALCTAAVLLDYAATAQVHLHGLTIAVRWQLAERPRRISDMQLTLRIGPELPPNRHAALLRAAEHCTVHATLTHGARITTHLEVADAQQA; via the coding sequence ATGCTGCTCACCATTCTGGCCGAGGATCACATCCGTCTGGAGCTAGACGCCCACGACGAGCTGAACATCGCGGGCGCGCCCTTCGGACCGCTGCAGATGCTGGCCGCGTCGCTGGCGCTGTGCACGGCTGCCGTGTTGCTGGACTACGCCGCCACAGCGCAGGTGCATCTGCATGGACTGACGATCGCGGTGCGCTGGCAGCTTGCCGAACGGCCCCGCCGCATCAGCGACATGCAACTCACGCTGCGAATTGGGCCGGAGCTGCCCCCCAACCGCCATGCCGCACTGCTGCGCGCCGCCGAGCACTGCACCGTGCATGCCACGCTCACGCATGGTGCGCGCATCACCACCCACCTGGAGGTTGCTGATGCGCAGCAAGCGTGA